One window of Paludibacter propionicigenes WB4 genomic DNA carries:
- the mazG gene encoding nucleoside triphosphate pyrophosphohydrolase produces the protein MHTTPEKLQEFERLLGIMTELRAKCPWDKEQTFDSLRIQTIEETYELVDAIIKKEMPSIRKELGDLLLHVVFYAQMGSETNDFDIYDVCKSLNEKLIYRHPHVFGETEANNAKTVEQNWEQLKLKEKGGNKTVLSGVPDALPALIKAHRIQDKARSVGFDWEEREQVWDKVQEEIDEFKAEVAAKDKDKMEAEFGDMLFSLINAARLYDINPENALERTNRKFISRFNYLESKTLTIGKNLKDMTLAEMDVIWDEAKVQERKNP, from the coding sequence ATGCATACTACACCCGAAAAACTTCAGGAATTCGAACGACTTCTTGGAATAATGACCGAACTACGTGCCAAATGCCCGTGGGACAAAGAACAAACATTTGATAGTCTTCGTATTCAGACAATAGAAGAAACCTACGAACTGGTGGATGCTATTATAAAAAAGGAAATGCCTTCCATTCGTAAAGAGCTCGGTGATTTATTATTACATGTAGTGTTCTATGCACAGATGGGGAGTGAGACTAACGATTTCGATATTTATGATGTATGTAAATCGCTAAACGAAAAGCTGATTTACCGACATCCCCATGTTTTTGGCGAAACCGAAGCCAACAATGCCAAAACGGTAGAGCAAAACTGGGAGCAATTGAAGTTGAAAGAGAAAGGTGGAAATAAAACCGTCCTTTCCGGGGTGCCCGATGCACTTCCGGCTCTTATCAAAGCGCACCGCATTCAGGACAAAGCCCGCAGTGTGGGTTTCGACTGGGAGGAGCGTGAACAAGTTTGGGATAAAGTACAGGAAGAGATTGATGAGTTCAAAGCGGAAGTTGCTGCGAAGGACAAAGACAAAATGGAAGCCGAGTTTGGCGATATGCTGTTCAGCCTGATAAATGCTGCCCGACTGTATGATATAAACCCCGAAAATGCGCTGGAACGTACCAATCGGAAGTTTATCAGCCGTTTTAATTACCTGGAATCCAAAACGCTTACCATAGGAAAAAATCTGAAAGATATGACCCTGGCCGAGATGGATGTGATTTGGGACGAAGCGAAGGTGCAAGAGAGAAAGAACCCCTAA
- a CDS encoding ATP-binding cassette domain-containing protein → MVNVQNVTFSYTRRTELLSNLSLKLEAGRIHGLLGKNGEGKSTLLKLISGLDFPKSGSIDTLGFNPVKRNPIMLQEIFFLPEELPQLTMSIENYEKVYAPFYPSFSTEQFNAYLKEFDIDNKKSMINKLSHGQKKKIFIAFGLATNTKLLLMDEPTNGLDIPSKGQFRRMVASAIDENRCLIISTHQVHDLDSLIDSITVMEKHEIVFNQPIEEITKKLYFRVAERDDKDESVIYGEDTLRGLYQVCENKTGEESKLDIELLFNAILSEKNKIVKLFN, encoded by the coding sequence ATGGTAAATGTACAAAACGTAACGTTCAGTTACACCAGACGAACCGAGCTGCTCAGTAATCTGAGCTTAAAACTCGAAGCAGGACGCATACACGGCTTGCTGGGCAAGAATGGCGAAGGTAAAAGCACGCTGTTGAAACTTATCTCAGGACTGGATTTTCCGAAATCCGGATCGATAGACACACTTGGATTCAACCCGGTTAAACGAAATCCGATAATGCTTCAGGAGATATTCTTCTTACCGGAAGAATTACCTCAACTTACGATGAGTATTGAAAACTATGAGAAAGTATATGCACCTTTCTATCCAAGTTTCAGTACCGAACAATTTAACGCCTACCTGAAAGAGTTTGATATTGACAACAAAAAATCAATGATCAACAAACTTTCACACGGACAGAAAAAGAAAATCTTCATAGCCTTTGGGTTAGCCACCAATACCAAATTACTATTAATGGATGAACCTACCAATGGACTGGATATTCCTTCCAAAGGACAGTTTCGACGCATGGTGGCTTCGGCTATCGACGAAAACCGTTGTCTGATTATCTCCACCCATCAGGTTCACGATTTGGACAGTCTGATTGATAGTATCACAGTGATGGAAAAACACGAAATTGTGTTCAACCAACCGATAGAAGAGATTACAAAAAAACTGTATTTCCGGGTAGCAGAACGTGACGACAAAGATGAAAGCGTAATCTACGGTGAAGACACCCTCCGCGGATTGTATCAGGTTTGCGAAAACAAAACCGGCGAAGAAAGTAAACTGGACATTGAACTTTTGTTCAACGCCATTTTGAGTGAGAAAAATAAAATTGTAAAACTTTTTAATTAA
- a CDS encoding GntR family transcriptional regulator produces MEFKETQAIYLQIGDYICEQILLSRWKEGDRIPSVRELGVDLQVNPNTVMRTFDFLQNNDIIFNKRGVGYFVAEQANEKIIKYRRNQFMDHELPVFFKNITLLNMNFDDLKVQYNEYIKNNQ; encoded by the coding sequence ATGGAATTCAAAGAAACACAAGCCATTTACCTGCAAATAGGCGATTATATATGCGAACAGATTTTGCTGAGCCGCTGGAAAGAAGGCGACCGCATTCCTTCTGTCAGGGAATTGGGAGTAGACTTGCAGGTTAATCCCAATACAGTGATGCGCACATTTGACTTTCTGCAAAACAACGACATCATATTCAACAAACGTGGAGTTGGATATTTTGTAGCAGAACAGGCCAACGAGAAGATTATTAAATATCGCAGAAACCAGTTCATGGATCATGAACTCCCGGTATTTTTTAAGAATATAACTTTACTCAATATGAACTTTGATGATTTAAAAGTTCAGTACAACGAATACATCAAAAATAATCAATAA
- a CDS encoding type 1 glutamine amidotransferase yields the protein MKRTINIHTFMHVPFEGLGCIEQWIKDNNHSVSYTRFYDSYKLPDMDSIDWLIVMGGPMGVYDESIYPWMAEEKSFIRQAIESGKTVIGICLGSQLIAEVLGAKVYPNKQKEIGWFPIHLSEQAKANTLFDDFENTFPVFHWHGDTFDLPAGSTHLISSYTTKNQAYLYNEKVLGLQFHFEVTEQTLKGMIDNGMNELVESSTVQSANQILQQTQNIAVNNEKMFQILDYLAK from the coding sequence ATGAAAAGAACTATCAATATACATACATTTATGCACGTTCCGTTTGAGGGACTTGGCTGCATAGAGCAATGGATAAAAGACAATAATCATTCAGTTTCGTACACCCGTTTTTATGACAGTTACAAATTGCCCGATATGGACAGTATCGACTGGTTAATTGTCATGGGTGGTCCGATGGGAGTATACGATGAATCGATATATCCCTGGATGGCTGAAGAAAAATCGTTTATCCGTCAGGCTATTGAGAGCGGGAAAACGGTCATTGGAATATGTCTGGGATCTCAACTGATAGCCGAAGTACTGGGAGCGAAAGTATATCCCAACAAGCAGAAAGAAATTGGTTGGTTTCCGATTCATCTTTCGGAGCAAGCCAAGGCAAATACTCTGTTTGATGACTTTGAAAACACATTTCCGGTATTCCACTGGCATGGTGACACCTTCGATTTGCCAGCAGGAAGCACGCACCTTATCAGCTCCTATACGACAAAAAATCAGGCCTATTTGTACAACGAAAAAGTACTGGGCTTACAATTTCACTTTGAAGTAACAGAACAAACTTTAAAAGGAATGATAGATAACGGAATGAATGAATTAGTGGAAAGCTCTACAGTTCAGTCTGCCAATCAAATTCTGCAGCAAACTCAAAACATAGCCGTCAATAACGAAAAAATGTTTCAGATACTGGATTATCTGGCTAAATAA
- a CDS encoding serine hydrolase domain-containing protein — translation MKTSQKFTFRKITLYLLLTLIVGAGIFLILPGNYYVRKSLIHWMPKIDQYTIFANRVVKADDPQPWDFAPDVDSKQISPEFEADFTKYKTIGFVVVQHNKIILEQYWKNYSPLSLTNSFSMAKSVISLLIGCAITDGKIKSVEQPVSDFLPEWTSFDGKVLSIKDLLTMSAGVDWDESYSSLFSKTTQAYYGNDLWKLALTEKLIEKPGERFNYQSGVTQMLAFVLQKATGKNIADYASEKLWTPIHAEEDAQWSLDHKDGMEKAYCCFNSNARDFARLGQLILNKGKWDGVQVVDSNYIKAATTPATWLKFTRKLRPDETTYREPIPCSFYGYQFWLLKYRGLDIINYRGMLGQYILVIPKLDAVIVRLGKEREAEYDVEQNYPKDIEIWLNAGIDAINKQ, via the coding sequence ATGAAAACTTCTCAGAAATTTACTTTCAGGAAAATTACGTTATATCTGCTTTTGACACTGATTGTCGGGGCAGGTATTTTTCTAATATTGCCGGGTAATTATTATGTTCGCAAGTCTCTAATTCACTGGATGCCGAAGATTGATCAATATACAATTTTTGCAAACAGGGTCGTGAAAGCCGATGATCCGCAACCGTGGGATTTTGCTCCCGATGTGGATAGTAAGCAAATTTCACCGGAATTCGAAGCTGATTTTACGAAATACAAAACCATAGGATTTGTTGTTGTTCAGCACAATAAGATAATCTTAGAGCAGTATTGGAAGAATTATAGTCCGCTTAGTCTGACTAACTCATTTTCGATGGCCAAGAGCGTTATTTCGTTGTTGATTGGATGTGCCATTACCGATGGGAAAATAAAAAGTGTAGAGCAGCCGGTTAGCGATTTTTTGCCTGAGTGGACTTCTTTTGATGGCAAAGTTCTTAGCATAAAAGATCTGTTGACCATGAGTGCAGGTGTTGACTGGGACGAATCGTACAGTTCACTTTTCTCCAAAACCACGCAGGCTTATTATGGAAATGACCTGTGGAAACTGGCACTGACCGAAAAGCTGATTGAAAAACCGGGTGAGCGATTTAATTATCAAAGCGGTGTAACTCAAATGCTGGCTTTCGTATTGCAAAAAGCTACGGGTAAGAATATTGCCGATTACGCTTCCGAAAAATTGTGGACTCCCATTCATGCCGAAGAGGATGCTCAATGGTCGCTCGATCATAAAGACGGTATGGAAAAGGCGTATTGTTGTTTTAACTCCAATGCCCGTGACTTTGCCCGCTTGGGTCAGCTAATCTTGAATAAAGGAAAGTGGGATGGCGTTCAGGTTGTTGACTCCAACTATATCAAAGCTGCAACTACGCCGGCTACGTGGTTAAAATTCACCCGAAAGCTTCGTCCCGACGAAACTACCTACAGAGAACCTATTCCTTGTTCGTTCTACGGTTATCAGTTCTGGCTGCTGAAATATCGAGGTCTGGACATTATTAATTACAGAGGAATGTTGGGGCAGTATATTCTCGTTATTCCTAAGTTGGATGCAGTTATTGTTCGCCTCGGTAAGGAACGTGAAGCCGAGTATGATGTCGAGCAAAACTATCCCAAGGACATTGAAATCTGGTTAAATGCCGGAATAGATGCCATAAATAAGCAGTAA
- the dapA gene encoding 4-hydroxy-tetrahydrodipicolinate synthase, which yields MINNKLTGMGVALITPFKSDESIDFDGLARLVEHLIKNGTDYLVVCGTTAETPTLTEQEKEDVTRFVVQCNAGRLPIVLGLGGNNTKAVVEKLKTSDFTGIDAILSVTPYYNKPSQEGLYQHYSAIAKASPLPVVLYNVPGRTGVNMLAETTLRLAKEFNNICAIKEASGNFTQIDDIIKNKPKDFMVISGDDGITFPLITLGAVGVISVIGNAFPREFSRMVRLAQQGDYDSARQIHYHFTELIQLLFVEGNPAGVKSMLAVMGFIENKLRLPLVPNTIKTYEKIRLVLNELNIKC from the coding sequence ATGATTAATAATAAACTGACAGGAATGGGTGTGGCGCTGATAACACCCTTTAAAAGTGATGAATCAATTGATTTCGATGGGCTTGCCAGACTGGTGGAACATCTTATCAAAAATGGGACTGATTACCTGGTGGTATGCGGCACAACTGCTGAAACCCCAACACTGACAGAACAGGAAAAAGAAGATGTAACCCGTTTTGTGGTTCAGTGCAATGCCGGCCGGTTGCCTATCGTCTTGGGATTGGGTGGAAACAATACCAAAGCTGTTGTTGAAAAATTAAAAACTTCCGATTTTACTGGAATAGATGCGATATTATCGGTTACTCCATATTACAATAAACCTTCTCAGGAAGGCCTTTATCAGCATTATTCGGCTATTGCGAAAGCTTCACCACTACCAGTGGTACTTTATAACGTACCGGGACGTACCGGTGTGAATATGCTGGCTGAAACCACATTGCGACTTGCCAAGGAATTCAATAATATTTGTGCCATCAAGGAAGCTTCAGGCAACTTTACACAAATCGACGATATCATCAAGAATAAACCAAAAGATTTCATGGTTATTTCCGGCGATGATGGTATAACATTCCCGTTGATAACGCTGGGAGCTGTTGGAGTAATATCGGTTATCGGAAATGCATTCCCACGTGAATTCAGCCGCATGGTGCGCCTCGCGCAACAAGGCGATTACGATAGCGCCCGACAAATACATTATCATTTTACCGAATTAATACAGCTCCTTTTTGTCGAAGGAAATCCTGCCGGAGTAAAAAGTATGCTTGCCGTTATGGGCTTTATCGAAAATAAGTTGCGCCTGCCTTTGGTTCCCAATACGATTAAAACTTACGAGAAAATACGATTAGTTCTCAATGAGTTGAATATAAAATGTTAG
- a CDS encoding DUF6913 domain-containing protein: MKKLNSYLFHKRAQKYLSETPRSHRFVSYDKAKNILLLFESDLQEKNVNIRKIITQLQADGKKVSAWGFINKKEVETAILPEFRILHHKQTDFFRKPIQSFINELEDQEFDLMIDLSLQPIVTLEYIAMYAKATMKTGVHKTDLPIFDFVLDTEGIKATFQDAASTENQIDETYLFDQIIFYLKSIQTKD, translated from the coding sequence ATGAAGAAATTAAATAGTTATTTGTTTCATAAAAGGGCTCAAAAATACCTGAGTGAAACACCCCGCAGTCATCGATTTGTGAGTTACGATAAGGCCAAAAACATACTCTTGCTTTTTGAAAGTGATCTTCAGGAAAAGAACGTAAACATACGTAAGATTATCACTCAGCTTCAAGCAGATGGGAAAAAAGTATCTGCATGGGGATTTATCAATAAAAAAGAGGTTGAAACTGCTATACTGCCCGAATTTAGAATTCTGCATCACAAGCAAACCGACTTTTTCAGGAAGCCGATTCAGTCGTTTATCAATGAGTTGGAGGATCAGGAGTTTGATCTGATGATAGATCTTTCGTTGCAACCCATTGTAACGTTGGAATATATTGCGATGTATGCCAAAGCAACCATGAAAACCGGGGTGCATAAAACCGATTTGCCAATATTCGATTTTGTACTTGATACCGAGGGTATAAAAGCAACATTTCAGGATGCTGCATCCACCGAAAATCAGATAGATGAAACATACCTTTTTGATCAGATAATTTTTTACCTCAAAAGCATACAAACTAAAGATTAA
- the ligA gene encoding NAD-dependent DNA ligase LigA, whose protein sequence is MIKDQIESLRRELEQHNYNYYVKSAPTISDFEFDAKLRQLQELEAAHPEFFDPNSPTQRVGSDIASGFEQVAHVYPMLSLGNTYSEGEVQDFYERVRKGLNEDFELVCELKYDGTSISLTYEDGVLVRAVTRGDGEKGDDVTANVKTIRSIPLRLQGNYPKSFEIRGEILMPWSVFDDLNREREEQEEQLFANPRNAASGTLKLQNSSVVASRKLDAYLYYLLGENLPSDLHSENLEAAHSWGFKISDATKVCRTLDEVSAFINYWDVERKNLPVATDGIVLKVNSLSQQRALGFTAKSPRWAIAYKFQAEKAVTRLNSVSYQVGRTGAVTPVANLDPVQLSGTTVKRASLHNADIIEALDLHIGDMVFVEKGGEIIPKITAVDKDARLLIGDKVQFIKSCPECGAALVRFEGEAAHYCPNENACPPQIKGKMEHFVSRKAMNIDGLGSETINLLYQNDLLHNIADIYTLKVPDLIRLERLGTKSAYNIKEGAEKSKEIPFERVVFALGIRFVGETIAKKLAYAFKNIEALEQASYDELVAVDEIGGRIAQSVVAYFSDSLNIEMLNRLKEYGLQMSLSEDKLQAHGTALAGLSIVISGTFSKHSRDEYKTMIERNGGKNVGSVSAKTSFILAGDNMGPEKLKKAEKLGVKLVNEDDFLSMIGADAQAQTQEGLLF, encoded by the coding sequence ATGATTAAAGACCAGATAGAATCGCTTCGTCGCGAACTTGAACAGCATAACTATAACTACTATGTGAAATCGGCTCCTACCATTTCCGATTTTGAGTTCGATGCCAAGCTCCGGCAGTTGCAGGAACTGGAGGCGGCTCACCCAGAGTTCTTCGATCCGAATTCGCCTACGCAACGTGTCGGAAGCGATATTGCCAGCGGTTTTGAGCAAGTGGCGCATGTTTATCCCATGCTTTCGCTTGGAAATACCTATTCCGAAGGTGAAGTGCAGGATTTTTACGAGCGGGTGCGCAAAGGGTTGAACGAAGATTTTGAACTGGTTTGTGAATTGAAATACGACGGAACATCCATTTCGCTCACTTACGAGGATGGAGTGTTGGTGCGTGCTGTGACCCGTGGCGATGGCGAGAAGGGTGATGATGTAACCGCCAACGTGAAAACAATACGTAGCATTCCGTTGCGCCTGCAGGGAAATTATCCCAAATCGTTCGAAATACGGGGCGAAATACTTATGCCATGGTCGGTGTTCGACGACCTGAACCGCGAACGCGAAGAGCAGGAAGAACAACTCTTTGCCAATCCGCGCAACGCAGCTTCGGGAACATTGAAGTTGCAGAATTCCTCGGTGGTTGCCAGTCGCAAGCTGGATGCCTATCTGTATTATTTGCTGGGCGAAAATCTTCCGTCCGACCTGCATTCCGAGAATCTGGAAGCAGCACACTCGTGGGGTTTCAAAATATCCGATGCCACTAAAGTTTGCCGAACGCTGGACGAAGTCTCGGCTTTTATCAACTATTGGGATGTGGAACGGAAAAATCTTCCGGTGGCTACTGATGGCATTGTGTTGAAAGTAAATTCGCTCTCTCAACAACGCGCGTTGGGCTTTACCGCCAAATCGCCCCGTTGGGCCATTGCCTATAAGTTTCAGGCCGAAAAAGCAGTGACGCGGCTCAATTCCGTTTCGTATCAGGTGGGTAGGACAGGGGCTGTAACTCCGGTGGCCAACCTGGATCCGGTGCAACTTTCGGGTACGACCGTGAAGCGTGCTTCGCTGCACAATGCCGACATTATCGAAGCGCTTGATTTGCATATTGGCGATATGGTTTTTGTGGAAAAGGGCGGCGAAATTATTCCGAAGATTACGGCTGTGGATAAGGATGCACGACTGTTGATAGGTGATAAAGTGCAGTTTATCAAGAGTTGCCCCGAATGTGGTGCTGCATTGGTACGCTTCGAAGGCGAAGCCGCACATTATTGTCCCAATGAAAATGCTTGTCCGCCTCAGATTAAAGGAAAGATGGAGCATTTTGTCAGCCGCAAAGCCATGAATATTGATGGATTGGGGAGCGAGACCATTAATCTGCTTTATCAAAATGATTTATTGCATAATATTGCCGATATTTACACACTGAAAGTGCCCGACCTGATTCGGTTGGAGCGACTGGGTACAAAATCGGCCTATAATATAAAAGAAGGGGCTGAAAAGTCGAAAGAAATACCGTTTGAACGGGTTGTATTTGCCCTCGGAATACGCTTTGTGGGCGAAACTATAGCCAAAAAACTGGCGTATGCTTTCAAAAATATCGAAGCGTTAGAACAAGCTAGTTACGACGAACTGGTAGCGGTAGATGAGATTGGTGGACGGATTGCCCAAAGTGTGGTGGCTTATTTTTCCGATTCGTTGAACATAGAAATGCTAAACCGACTGAAAGAATATGGATTGCAAATGAGCCTATCGGAAGATAAATTGCAAGCCCACGGAACTGCGCTGGCAGGCCTGTCGATCGTTATCAGCGGTACGTTTTCAAAACATTCGCGCGACGAGTATAAAACCATGATAGAGCGCAACGGGGGTAAGAATGTCGGAAGCGTTTCCGCCAAAACCTCATTCATACTGGCCGGAGATAATATGGGACCCGAGAAACTGAAAAAGGCTGAAAAGCTGGGAGTGAAATTAGTAAATGAAGATGACTTCTTGTCGATGATAGGTGCAGACGCACAAGCTCAGACACAGGAAGGGTTATTATTCTAA
- a CDS encoding ABC transporter permease — protein sequence MSLEYFIAKRIHFQQGKKNVSRPAVRIATIGIALGLAVMLISVAVVIGFKTEIRNKTIGFGGHIQVSNFDNNNTFETNPIKVDKALMNKITAIDGVKHVQRFATKPGIIKTDTEFQGVVIKGIDKGFNWDFFKSNLVEGNVLDVSGATPGNQVVLSKYLANLLGLKLGDSFYTYFIQEKVRARKFKIVGIYSTNFIEYDKLFILADMRQVQALNDWSQDSFSGLEILVNDFNRIDELGDKVYDVTANKFNKEGNAYTTQTIKQLNPQIFSWLSLLDMNVWVILLLMLAVAGFNMISGLLILILERTNMIGILKSMGSTNWSVRKIFLYHSAFLIGKGMLWGNVIGLSLCAIQYFTGIIPLDPQSYYVATVPVSFNWLYILLLNLGTLVASLLMMVGPSYLITKINPAKIIRYE from the coding sequence GTGTCTCTAGAATATTTCATAGCTAAACGCATTCATTTTCAGCAGGGCAAGAAAAATGTTTCTCGTCCTGCCGTTCGTATAGCCACCATTGGTATAGCCTTGGGGTTGGCTGTTATGCTTATTTCCGTTGCGGTAGTTATCGGATTTAAAACCGAAATCCGCAATAAAACCATTGGGTTTGGAGGGCATATTCAGGTTTCTAACTTTGATAATAACAATACATTTGAGACCAATCCTATCAAAGTAGATAAAGCGTTGATGAACAAAATCACGGCTATTGACGGGGTGAAGCACGTTCAGCGTTTTGCGACCAAGCCGGGCATTATCAAAACCGATACAGAGTTTCAGGGCGTTGTGATAAAAGGAATAGACAAAGGTTTCAACTGGGATTTTTTCAAATCCAATTTGGTTGAAGGCAATGTGCTGGATGTGTCGGGAGCAACACCCGGAAATCAGGTAGTTTTGTCGAAATACCTGGCTAATCTGTTAGGATTAAAGTTGGGCGACAGCTTCTATACATACTTCATACAGGAAAAAGTCCGGGCTCGTAAGTTCAAAATTGTAGGTATATATTCTACTAACTTCATCGAATACGATAAACTGTTTATCCTTGCCGACATGCGTCAAGTGCAAGCGCTTAACGACTGGTCGCAGGATTCTTTCAGCGGACTGGAAATTCTTGTCAATGATTTCAACCGCATTGACGAATTGGGCGATAAGGTTTATGACGTTACGGCCAACAAATTCAACAAAGAGGGCAATGCGTATACCACACAAACCATCAAACAACTCAATCCGCAGATTTTCAGTTGGCTCAGTTTGTTGGACATGAATGTGTGGGTTATCCTTCTCTTAATGCTTGCAGTAGCGGGTTTCAATATGATTTCGGGTTTACTTATTCTGATTCTTGAGCGTACCAACATGATTGGAATTCTCAAGTCGATGGGATCTACCAACTGGTCTGTGAGAAAGATATTTCTTTATCACTCGGCATTTCTCATTGGCAAGGGTATGTTGTGGGGCAATGTGATAGGCCTTTCGCTCTGTGCTATTCAATACTTTACAGGTATCATCCCGCTCGATCCGCAGTCTTATTACGTAGCCACTGTTCCTGTTAGCTTCAACTGGTTGTATATTCTGCTACTCAATCTCGGAACGCTTGTTGCTTCGCTTTTGATGATGGTTGGGCCGTCGTATCTTATTACCAAAATTAATCCTGCCAAGATTATCCGGTACGAATAG
- a CDS encoding four helix bundle protein, translating to MVNNFEELEVWKECRNLRKQVSIVLKSFPSEEKYRIVDQLIRATRSITANIAEGHGRYHYQENIQFCRQARGSLTETLDHMICATDENYISDEQFNNFRNQYILCLKLLNGYIAYLQKMKLNQSSKLNG from the coding sequence ATGGTAAATAATTTTGAAGAATTAGAAGTTTGGAAAGAATGTCGAAATTTGAGGAAACAAGTTTCGATAGTTCTAAAATCATTTCCATCAGAAGAAAAGTACCGTATTGTTGACCAGTTAATTCGTGCAACCAGATCAATTACTGCTAATATCGCAGAAGGACATGGACGTTATCATTATCAGGAGAATATTCAATTTTGCCGTCAGGCTCGTGGTTCTCTAACGGAAACTTTAGATCATATGATTTGTGCAACGGATGAAAATTATATTTCTGATGAACAATTCAATAATTTCAGGAATCAATATATTTTATGTTTAAAACTGCTTAACGGATACATTGCCTATTTGCAGAAAATGAAGCTAAATCAATCAAGTAAACTTAATGGTTGA
- a CDS encoding pyridoxal phosphate-dependent aminotransferase, giving the protein MPHTSQRGQAMPESPIRKLVPLADKAKARGIKVYHLNIGQPDLKTPQVALDAIRNIDRTVLEYSPSDGIRSLKTKLAAYYHSFNIDVTEDDIIVTTGGSEAVNFAFMSCLDPGDEIIVPEPAYANYTAFAIAAGAIVKPVVSSIEEGFALPSVEKFEELITPKTKGILICNPNNPTGYLYTRSEMNKIRDLVKKYDLYLFSDEVYREFCYTGAPYISAFHLDGIEENVVLIDSVSKRYSMTGVRIGALVTKNKDVRKNVIKFCQARLSPPLLGQIASEAAMNTSAEYMLEMYNEYVERRKFLIDGLNRIPGVYSPIPMGAFYTVARLPIDDADKFCAWLLSDFEYEGYTVMMAPASGFYTVDGLGKDEVRIAYVLDKEDLKHALIVLGKALQAYPGRTI; this is encoded by the coding sequence ATGCCACACACCTCACAACGGGGGCAGGCAATGCCCGAATCGCCTATTCGTAAACTGGTTCCGCTGGCCGACAAAGCCAAAGCACGCGGTATCAAAGTGTACCATCTTAATATCGGTCAGCCCGATTTGAAGACGCCGCAAGTCGCGTTGGATGCGATTCGTAACATTGATCGTACCGTGCTTGAATATAGTCCGAGCGACGGTATACGAAGCCTGAAAACCAAACTGGCAGCTTATTATCATTCTTTCAATATTGATGTAACGGAGGATGATATCATTGTTACCACGGGAGGTTCTGAAGCCGTGAATTTTGCTTTCATGAGCTGTCTCGATCCGGGTGATGAAATCATTGTGCCGGAGCCGGCATACGCCAATTATACAGCTTTTGCAATTGCTGCAGGAGCTATTGTAAAACCTGTTGTGTCTTCTATCGAAGAGGGTTTTGCATTGCCTTCAGTTGAAAAATTCGAGGAACTTATCACGCCCAAAACGAAGGGAATTCTGATTTGTAATCCGAATAACCCGACCGGTTATCTGTATACCCGCTCCGAGATGAATAAAATTCGCGACTTGGTGAAGAAATACGACTTGTATCTTTTCTCCGACGAAGTGTATCGCGAGTTTTGTTATACCGGTGCGCCTTATATTTCGGCTTTCCATCTGGATGGGATTGAGGAAAATGTGGTACTGATTGATTCGGTGTCTAAACGTTACAGCATGACCGGTGTCAGAATTGGTGCATTGGTAACAAAGAACAAGGATGTGCGTAAAAACGTTATCAAGTTCTGTCAGGCACGCCTTAGTCCGCCTTTGTTGGGGCAAATAGCTTCCGAAGCAGCGATGAATACTTCTGCGGAATACATGCTCGAAATGTATAACGAATATGTGGAACGCCGTAAGTTTCTGATTGACGGTTTGAACCGCATTCCCGGTGTTTATTCTCCTATTCCAATGGGTGCATTCTACACAGTTGCCCGTTTACCGATTGACGATGCCGATAAATTCTGTGCATGGTTGCTTTCCGACTTTGAGTATGAAGGTTACACGGTAATGATGGCTCCGGCTTCAGGGTTTTACACGGTAGATGGCTTGGGAAAAGATGAAGTCCGCATTGCCTATGTGTTGGATAAAGAAGATCTGAAACATGCGCTGATTGTGCTGGGCAAGGCTTTGCAGGCTTATCCGGGACGGACGATTTGA